A region of Paraburkholderia sp. BL23I1N1 DNA encodes the following proteins:
- a CDS encoding flagellar brake protein, with product MIADLLLDAELAELPPHADSTYAQHHPLQVAVCLRKLMAGQDFVTVEFNGRQIVTQVLDVDSRNARFIFDAGSTELDNYALPAARKLIFRSLPGGIRTEFMTLNANTIMFEARPAFEASFPSLLYYVQRREFFRVQTPVLDPYIASGPYVDGEGGSFRLELQDLSLGGVALKTADERFGSLESGTVLRDVTLQLGSFGTLRLDLEIVASRQLTTPKGDRRFVIGCKFVKTPGPAERTLQRVVTQLETKRQALAPRR from the coding sequence ATGATTGCCGATCTTCTTCTGGACGCCGAGCTCGCCGAACTGCCCCCCCACGCAGACTCGACCTACGCGCAGCACCATCCTTTGCAAGTCGCGGTCTGCCTGCGCAAGCTGATGGCCGGGCAGGACTTCGTGACGGTGGAATTCAACGGCCGTCAGATCGTGACGCAAGTGCTCGATGTCGATTCGCGCAATGCGCGTTTTATCTTCGACGCGGGCAGTACGGAGTTGGACAATTACGCGCTTCCGGCTGCACGCAAGTTGATCTTCCGCAGTTTGCCGGGCGGCATTCGCACTGAGTTCATGACGCTTAACGCGAACACGATCATGTTCGAAGCCCGCCCGGCGTTCGAGGCGTCTTTCCCTTCGCTCCTGTACTACGTTCAACGCCGCGAATTCTTCCGCGTGCAAACGCCCGTGCTGGATCCGTACATCGCTAGCGGGCCGTATGTGGACGGCGAAGGCGGTTCGTTCCGGCTGGAACTGCAGGATCTTTCATTGGGCGGCGTGGCGTTGAAAACCGCCGATGAACGCTTCGGCTCGCTTGAAAGCGGCACCGTATTGCGCGACGTCACGCTGCAACTCGGCAGCTTCGGCACGCTTCGGCTCGATCTGGAAATCGTCGCGTCACGGCAATTGACCACGCCGAAGGGCGACCGGCGCTTTGTGATCGGCTGCAAGTTCGTGAAGACGCCGGGGCCCGCTGAGCGGACTTTGCAGCGTGTCGTCACCCAGCTGGAAACGAAGCGTCAGGCACTCGCGCCGCGCAGGTAA
- a CDS encoding beta-galactosidase, which translates to MRLGVCYYPEHWPESMWEDDARRMKALGIEQVRIAEFAWSRIEPTPGEYDWGWLDRAIDVLGAAGLQVVMCTPTATPPKWLIDRHPDILPIGADGRPRAFGSRRHYDFSSPSYFAASERICAAVAERYGKHSAVAYWQTDNEFGCHHTVVSYSPAAVGRFREWLKARYQTIDALNRAWGTVFWSMEYRSFDEIDAPVATITEAHPSHRLDYRRFASDEVVRYNHMQVEIIRAHSPGRPVAHNFMQLFTEFDHYKVAADLDVAAWDSYPLGALEEQWFAPDVKARWLRSGHPDFASFNHDVYRGMSKLPFWVMEQQPGPVNWAQWNPAPLPGMVRLWSWEAFAHGAGCVSYFRWRQAPFAQEQMHAGLNTPDNRLDVGGNEAAQVADEIHAVLAANADANATIRSKVALVYDYEAKWLFEIHPQGADFHYPRFAFEYYSALRALGLDVDIVPVDAPLDGYRLIVVPPLPVVPADFAARLASSGAQVVMGPRTGSKTQDVQIPANLPPGTLASVLPLRVWRVESMRPNVTEAVLLVGGKDATVEDGVARHWRDFIEGNGDSDATDARLDVRARFADGHPAYVKSGAFHYLASLFDDALTVRLFTQIAGEAGVDTMQFGDSVRFSRRGELTYVFNYGDQTHTLGHVADDAFVVGSRTIAPRGVAVYRTGT; encoded by the coding sequence ATGCGCCTTGGAGTCTGTTACTACCCGGAACACTGGCCGGAGTCGATGTGGGAAGACGACGCTCGCCGGATGAAAGCACTCGGCATCGAGCAGGTGCGAATTGCGGAATTTGCGTGGAGCCGGATCGAGCCAACACCTGGCGAATATGACTGGGGCTGGCTGGATCGCGCGATCGACGTACTCGGCGCGGCAGGTCTGCAAGTCGTTATGTGCACGCCGACGGCGACGCCGCCCAAGTGGCTGATCGACCGTCATCCGGACATTCTGCCGATCGGCGCGGACGGACGTCCGCGCGCCTTCGGCTCACGACGTCATTACGATTTCTCTTCGCCTTCGTATTTCGCCGCATCGGAGCGGATCTGCGCCGCGGTCGCCGAGCGGTACGGCAAGCATTCGGCCGTCGCGTACTGGCAGACCGATAACGAATTCGGTTGCCATCACACAGTGGTCAGCTATTCGCCGGCGGCAGTAGGGCGCTTTCGCGAGTGGCTCAAGGCGCGCTATCAAACCATCGATGCGCTGAATCGCGCGTGGGGCACGGTGTTCTGGAGCATGGAATACCGCAGCTTCGACGAGATCGACGCGCCGGTGGCGACCATCACCGAGGCGCATCCGTCGCACCGGCTCGATTACCGGCGCTTCGCTTCCGACGAAGTGGTGCGCTACAACCACATGCAGGTCGAGATCATCCGCGCGCATTCGCCGGGGCGGCCGGTCGCGCACAACTTCATGCAACTCTTTACCGAGTTCGATCACTACAAGGTGGCGGCCGATCTCGATGTCGCGGCATGGGACAGCTATCCGCTTGGCGCACTCGAAGAGCAGTGGTTTGCACCGGACGTGAAGGCACGCTGGTTGCGCAGCGGGCATCCCGACTTTGCGTCGTTCAATCATGACGTGTACCGCGGCATGTCGAAACTGCCGTTCTGGGTGATGGAGCAGCAGCCAGGCCCGGTGAACTGGGCGCAGTGGAATCCTGCGCCGCTGCCCGGCATGGTGCGCCTGTGGAGTTGGGAGGCGTTCGCGCATGGCGCGGGTTGCGTGTCGTATTTCCGCTGGCGCCAGGCGCCGTTTGCGCAGGAGCAGATGCATGCAGGCCTGAATACGCCCGATAACCGGCTCGACGTCGGCGGCAATGAAGCGGCGCAGGTTGCCGACGAGATTCACGCGGTGCTCGCCGCGAACGCGGACGCTAATGCCACGATTCGTTCGAAGGTCGCGCTCGTCTACGACTACGAAGCGAAGTGGCTCTTCGAGATTCATCCGCAGGGTGCGGATTTTCACTATCCGCGCTTTGCATTCGAGTATTACTCGGCGCTTCGCGCGCTCGGGCTGGATGTCGATATCGTGCCGGTCGATGCGCCGCTCGACGGCTATCGTCTGATCGTCGTGCCACCGTTGCCGGTCGTGCCGGCCGATTTCGCGGCACGGCTGGCAAGCTCGGGCGCGCAAGTCGTGATGGGTCCGCGCACAGGGTCGAAGACTCAGGACGTGCAGATTCCGGCGAACCTGCCGCCGGGCACGCTTGCTTCGGTGCTGCCGCTGCGTGTGTGGCGCGTTGAATCGATGCGGCCGAATGTGACCGAAGCCGTGCTGCTGGTGGGTGGCAAGGATGCGACCGTGGAGGACGGCGTTGCGCGCCACTGGCGCGATTTCATCGAAGGCAACGGCGACAGCGATGCCACGGACGCTCGCCTCGACGTGCGAGCCCGTTTCGCTGACGGCCATCCTGCCTACGTGAAAAGCGGCGCGTTTCATTATCTCGCGAGCCTGTTCGACGATGCGCTCACCGTCCGCCTGTTCACGCAAATCGCGGGGGAAGCGGGCGTCGACACGATGCAGTTCGGCGACAGCGTGCGGTTTAGCCGCCGGGGTGAGTTGACCTACGTATTCAACTACGGCGATCAGACGCACACGCTTGGGCATGTCGCCGACGATGCTTTCGTAGTCGGTTCACGCACGATTGCACCGCGTGGTGTAGCCGTCTATCGAACGGGCACATGA
- a CDS encoding ABC transporter ATP-binding protein: protein MASISLRGVQKAYGDGALVIRDVDLEIGENEFCVFLGPSGCGKSTLLRMIAGLEDVTDGDLSIAGRLVNDVPAAQRGVAMVFQSYALFPHMTVFENMAFGLKLAKTPKEEIDRKVREAARILQLEALLERRPKALSGGQRQRVAIGRAIVREPGVFLFDEPLSNLDATLRGQTRIEIARLHKQFAKASVVYVTHDQIEAMTLADKIVLLHAGKDTDRYGSIAQIGAPLELYHRPKSRFVAGFIGSPRMNFLPGRVASIDPHGVIVTLDHTDENVRVPVSGKGLKASQSVTLGVRPEHLEFIGAAGSENAHDAVLTRTVSLVEQLGEHSYVHLDQPGGAALIAKAPGDTRLVSGDRASLRVPSRACHLFTEDGFAAASLESVEHYA, encoded by the coding sequence ATGGCGAGCATTTCGTTGAGAGGCGTGCAGAAGGCGTATGGCGACGGTGCGCTGGTGATTCGCGATGTCGATCTGGAGATCGGCGAGAACGAGTTCTGCGTGTTTCTCGGTCCATCCGGCTGCGGCAAGTCCACCTTGCTGCGAATGATCGCCGGCCTCGAAGACGTGACCGACGGCGACCTGTCGATCGCCGGCCGCCTCGTCAACGACGTGCCGGCGGCGCAGCGCGGTGTGGCGATGGTGTTCCAGAGCTACGCGCTGTTTCCGCACATGACCGTGTTCGAGAACATGGCATTCGGCCTCAAGCTCGCTAAAACCCCGAAAGAAGAAATCGACCGCAAAGTGCGGGAAGCCGCGCGCATCCTGCAACTTGAGGCGTTGCTTGAGCGCCGGCCGAAGGCGCTGTCCGGCGGTCAGCGGCAGCGCGTGGCGATCGGCAGGGCCATCGTGCGCGAGCCGGGCGTGTTTCTGTTCGACGAACCCCTTTCCAATCTCGACGCAACACTGCGCGGCCAGACCCGCATCGAAATCGCACGGCTGCATAAGCAGTTCGCCAAAGCCAGCGTGGTGTACGTCACGCACGACCAGATCGAAGCGATGACGCTTGCCGACAAGATCGTGTTGCTGCACGCGGGCAAGGATACCGATCGCTACGGCAGCATCGCGCAGATCGGCGCGCCGCTCGAGTTGTATCACCGTCCGAAGAGCCGCTTCGTCGCCGGTTTCATCGGTTCGCCGCGCATGAACTTTTTGCCGGGGCGGGTGGCGTCGATCGATCCGCACGGCGTGATCGTCACGCTCGATCACACGGATGAAAACGTGCGCGTGCCCGTCAGCGGCAAAGGGCTCAAGGCGTCGCAATCCGTCACGCTCGGCGTGCGCCCGGAGCACCTCGAATTCATCGGTGCAGCAGGTTCTGAAAATGCACACGATGCCGTATTAACCCGCACGGTGTCTCTCGTCGAACAACTCGGCGAGCACAGCTATGTCCACCTCGATCAACCCGGCGGCGCTGCGCTGATCGCCAAGGCGCCGGGCGACACGCGCCTCGTGTCCGGCGACCGCGCGAGTTTGCGCGTGCCCAGTCGTGCCTGCCATTTGTTTACCGAAGACGGCTTTGCCGCCGCTTCGCTCGAATCCGTCGAACACTACGCATAG
- a CDS encoding sugar ABC transporter substrate-binding protein translates to MNLNSRKHPVARKIVSICVAASAVWCASASQAADQPVVGLITKTDTNPFFVKMKQGAEAAASKDGAKLLTAAGKFDGDNASQVTAIENMMTAGAKAILITPSDTKAIVPSIKKARAAGVMVVALDTPTDPQDATDALFATDNFKAGVLIGKYAKTAMNGKPAKIATLDLAPGVSVGVLRHNGFLEGFGVKEGDPSIVCSQDTRGDQSKGQTAMENCLQKSPDINVVYTINEPAAAGAYRALKAAGKDKSVMIVSIDGGCEGVRNVKAGAIAATSQQYPLKMAALGVTAGVDYAKTGKKVSGYQDTGVTLITDKPMSGVDSKDTKFGLDNCWGNK, encoded by the coding sequence ATGAATCTGAATTCCCGCAAGCACCCTGTCGCCAGGAAAATCGTGTCGATATGCGTCGCGGCATCGGCGGTGTGGTGTGCGAGCGCAAGCCAGGCCGCCGACCAGCCCGTCGTCGGCCTCATCACCAAGACGGACACCAATCCGTTCTTCGTGAAGATGAAACAGGGCGCCGAAGCGGCTGCCTCGAAAGACGGCGCCAAGCTGCTCACCGCCGCCGGCAAGTTCGACGGCGACAACGCGAGCCAGGTCACCGCCATTGAAAACATGATGACGGCCGGCGCGAAAGCGATTCTGATCACGCCGAGCGATACCAAGGCGATCGTGCCGAGCATCAAGAAAGCGCGCGCCGCCGGCGTGATGGTGGTCGCGCTCGACACGCCGACCGATCCGCAAGATGCCACGGACGCCCTCTTCGCCACCGACAACTTCAAGGCCGGCGTGCTGATCGGCAAGTACGCGAAAACCGCCATGAACGGCAAGCCCGCAAAGATCGCCACGCTCGACCTGGCACCCGGCGTATCGGTCGGCGTCCTGCGCCATAACGGCTTCCTGGAAGGCTTCGGCGTGAAGGAAGGCGATCCGTCGATCGTCTGCAGCCAGGACACCCGCGGCGATCAGTCGAAGGGTCAGACGGCGATGGAAAATTGCCTGCAGAAATCGCCCGATATCAACGTGGTCTACACGATCAATGAACCGGCGGCGGCGGGTGCATATCGCGCGCTCAAAGCGGCGGGCAAGGATAAGAGCGTGATGATCGTTTCCATCGACGGCGGCTGCGAAGGCGTACGCAATGTGAAGGCGGGCGCGATTGCCGCGACCTCGCAGCAGTATCCGTTGAAGATGGCCGCGCTCGGCGTGACGGCGGGCGTCGATTATGCGAAGACCGGTAAGAAGGTCTCGGGCTATCAGGACACGGGCGTGACGCTGATCACCGACAAGCCGATGTCCGGCGTCGACAGCAAGGATACGAAGTTCGGCCTCGATAACTGCTGGGGCAACAAGTAA
- a CDS encoding ABC transporter substrate-binding protein — MALKPRKILLALTLAVAAAAAGTSVVSTAQAGTLAVNIAFKGASQRAVWQSIIDDFKKTHPGTDVKVSFVDEEAYKVQLPGWLSTVAPDIVNWHDGERMAYYAQRGLFDDLSGDWAKNGWNDMYASTKEASSYQGKQYAAPTVYYSWGMFYRKDLFQKVGITGEPKTWDQFLDDCKKLKAAGITPIAVAGRDSWTLAGWFDYLDLRLNGNAFHQKLMAGDIAYTDPRVKKVYTTWKQLIDAGYFIDNSLSYDLDAVQPFLFQGKAAMMLMGTFITGGFPPNVKPEMGYFQFPIIDANVPTAEDGPVESLHIPSKAKNKADAHAFLAFVQTPENGAKLAAGLGSLSANSKSPEPEDPISKIGFQILANTKGGIAQFYDRDMTKEMADEGMKGMQQFVSDPSKLDDVLAQLEQTRKRIYKK, encoded by the coding sequence ATGGCACTGAAACCTCGCAAGATTCTGCTGGCGCTAACGCTAGCGGTGGCCGCGGCGGCCGCAGGAACATCCGTGGTCAGCACGGCGCAGGCCGGCACGCTTGCGGTCAACATCGCGTTCAAGGGCGCGAGTCAACGCGCCGTCTGGCAGTCGATCATCGACGACTTCAAGAAAACGCATCCTGGCACCGACGTGAAGGTGTCGTTCGTCGATGAGGAAGCGTACAAGGTCCAGTTGCCCGGTTGGCTCTCCACCGTCGCGCCCGATATCGTCAACTGGCATGACGGCGAACGCATGGCGTATTACGCGCAGCGCGGCCTGTTCGACGATCTGAGCGGCGACTGGGCGAAGAACGGTTGGAACGACATGTATGCGTCGACGAAGGAAGCGTCGTCGTATCAAGGTAAGCAGTACGCCGCGCCGACGGTGTATTACTCGTGGGGCATGTTCTATCGCAAGGATCTGTTCCAGAAGGTCGGCATTACCGGCGAACCGAAGACGTGGGACCAGTTTCTCGACGACTGCAAGAAGCTGAAAGCGGCAGGCATTACGCCGATTGCAGTGGCAGGCCGCGATTCGTGGACGCTGGCCGGCTGGTTCGACTATCTCGACCTGCGCCTGAACGGCAACGCGTTCCACCAGAAACTGATGGCGGGCGATATCGCGTACACCGATCCGCGCGTGAAGAAGGTCTACACGACGTGGAAACAACTGATCGACGCGGGCTATTTCATCGACAATTCGCTTTCCTACGATCTGGATGCCGTGCAGCCGTTTCTGTTCCAGGGCAAGGCCGCGATGATGCTGATGGGCACCTTCATCACTGGAGGTTTCCCGCCGAACGTCAAGCCGGAAATGGGTTACTTCCAGTTCCCGATCATCGACGCGAACGTGCCGACAGCCGAAGACGGCCCGGTCGAATCGCTGCATATTCCGTCGAAGGCGAAGAACAAGGCGGATGCCCATGCTTTCCTCGCATTCGTCCAGACGCCGGAAAATGGCGCGAAGCTGGCAGCCGGGCTCGGCTCGCTGTCGGCGAACAGCAAGTCGCCTGAGCCTGAGGATCCGATCTCGAAGATCGGCTTCCAGATTCTCGCGAATACGAAGGGCGGCATTGCGCAGTTCTATGATCGCGACATGACGAAGGAAATGGCCGATGAAGGCATGAAGGGGATGCAGCAATTCGTCTCCGATCCCTCGAAGCTCGACGACGTGCTCGCGCAACTCGAGCAGACGCGCAAGCGGATCTACAAGAAGTGA
- a CDS encoding LacI family DNA-binding transcriptional regulator translates to MPTLSEVARHAGVTPATVSNVLRNRGRVGATTRQRVLDAVDALGYRPHLAARALAEGRAPTLALMVSSIANPFYPEFALAVEHAARSSGHFVIICNTNEDPLTGRAYLDQIAGTLSEGVLVTNANLDFADLHTTESRGTPVVLCMWERPNEPPGLPCVAVDFRLAGELAGANLLELGHRRIGAIVGSKASGIHAARYEGFVDALRAAGAPKGRVKHAPDTIQGGYSAARALLEADPKLTAIFATNDLPALGAMHAAADLGLNVPGDLSVIGITDIQLARESRPALTTVAVPTVEVAGLAVSLLRELIESSYGQAGRPPPASVPMRISSAPKLVVRASTGAPRPR, encoded by the coding sequence ATGCCCACACTCAGCGAAGTTGCGCGTCACGCCGGCGTCACCCCTGCCACGGTATCGAACGTGCTGCGCAATCGTGGCCGGGTCGGCGCAACCACACGGCAACGCGTGCTGGATGCCGTCGACGCGCTCGGCTACCGTCCGCATCTCGCCGCCCGCGCGCTCGCCGAAGGGCGCGCGCCGACATTAGCCTTGATGGTGTCGAGCATTGCCAATCCGTTCTATCCGGAGTTCGCACTCGCTGTCGAACACGCGGCTCGCAGCAGCGGCCACTTCGTGATCATCTGCAATACGAACGAAGATCCGCTGACCGGTCGCGCCTATCTCGACCAGATCGCGGGGACGCTTTCCGAGGGCGTGCTCGTGACGAATGCAAACCTCGATTTCGCGGACCTTCATACGACCGAATCGCGCGGCACGCCCGTGGTGCTGTGCATGTGGGAACGACCCAATGAGCCGCCGGGGCTGCCCTGCGTAGCGGTCGATTTTCGTCTGGCCGGCGAACTGGCCGGCGCGAATCTGCTGGAACTCGGCCATCGGCGGATCGGCGCGATTGTCGGCAGCAAGGCCTCGGGCATTCACGCGGCCCGCTATGAGGGGTTTGTCGATGCGTTGCGTGCGGCCGGCGCGCCGAAAGGCCGGGTCAAGCATGCGCCCGATACGATACAAGGCGGCTACAGTGCGGCGCGCGCACTGCTGGAAGCCGATCCGAAACTCACTGCGATCTTCGCGACCAACGATCTGCCGGCGCTCGGCGCGATGCACGCCGCCGCCGATCTCGGTTTGAACGTGCCGGGCGATCTGTCCGTGATCGGCATTACCGATATTCAACTGGCACGCGAGTCGCGGCCCGCGCTGACAACGGTCGCCGTGCCGACCGTCGAAGTCGCCGGCCTCGCGGTATCGCTGTTGCGCGAGTTGATCGAATCGTCGTATGGGCAGGCAGGCCGCCCGCCCCCGGCCAGCGTGCCGATGCGAATTTCCTCGGCGCCGAAACTGGTGGTGCGCGCCTCGACTGGCGCGCCGCGCCCGAGGTGA
- a CDS encoding ABC transporter permease: MSTPSTPVGHSRPFADRLPSLAEVGPLIALLLACGFFISQSSRFLSFQNLSLILQQTMVVAVIAIGQTLIVLTGGIDLSCGMVMAFGSIIMTKFAVTLGVPPVLAILCGVAASTLFGALNGVLITRIKLPAFIVTLGTLNIAFALTQIYSNAESVSNLPDAIMFLGNTFKLGPADVTYGTVLTLLMYVATWFVLRDTVPGRHLYALGNNPEAARLMGLSSQKILLTVYSLAGAIYGIAALLSVSRTGVGDPQAGQTENLDSITAVVLGGTSLFGGRGSITGTLLGALIVGVFRNGLTLIGVSSVYQVLITGMLVILAVAADKLSHRRG; encoded by the coding sequence ATGTCGACCCCTTCCACGCCCGTGGGCCACTCGCGCCCATTCGCCGACCGCTTGCCTTCGCTCGCTGAAGTCGGACCCCTGATCGCCCTGCTGCTGGCCTGCGGCTTCTTCATTTCACAGAGCAGCCGGTTCCTGTCGTTCCAGAACCTCTCGTTGATTTTGCAGCAGACGATGGTGGTTGCCGTCATCGCCATCGGCCAGACGCTGATCGTGCTGACAGGCGGAATCGATCTGTCGTGCGGAATGGTGATGGCGTTCGGCTCGATCATCATGACCAAATTCGCGGTCACGCTCGGCGTGCCGCCCGTACTCGCGATTCTGTGCGGCGTCGCCGCGAGTACCCTGTTCGGCGCGCTCAATGGCGTGCTGATTACGCGCATCAAGTTGCCGGCCTTTATCGTCACGCTCGGTACGCTGAACATCGCGTTCGCGCTCACGCAGATCTATTCGAACGCGGAAAGCGTCTCGAATCTGCCGGACGCAATCATGTTTCTCGGCAACACGTTCAAGCTCGGCCCCGCCGATGTCACCTACGGCACGGTGCTCACACTGCTGATGTACGTGGCGACGTGGTTCGTCTTGCGCGACACGGTACCCGGCCGGCATCTGTATGCGCTCGGCAATAACCCCGAAGCCGCGCGCCTGATGGGCCTCTCGTCGCAGAAGATTTTGCTCACCGTGTATTCGCTGGCCGGCGCGATCTACGGTATCGCCGCGCTGTTGTCGGTGTCGCGCACCGGTGTGGGCGACCCGCAGGCAGGGCAAACCGAGAACCTCGACAGTATAACGGCCGTGGTGTTGGGCGGCACGAGTCTGTTCGGCGGGCGTGGTTCGATTACAGGAACATTGCTTGGCGCGCTGATTGTGGGCGTGTTTCGCAATGGCCTGACGCTGATTGGCGTCTCTTCGGTCTACCAGGTATTGATCACCGGCATGCTCGTGATTCTCGCGGTCGCCGCGGACAAACTTTCCCATCGTCGCGGTTGA